One genomic window of Maribacter aquivivus includes the following:
- a CDS encoding beta-ketoacyl synthase N-terminal-like domain-containing protein produces MKEKISITAIASVSPLGSTLEETWMAYQNNEHYFSLVEENEGKSWVAPLSSSARLKVDELRLSDSKYKKLDDSVLFAMVASRNAVKRSGWENTAEFGINMGSSRGATKLFEQYHKEYLDTGISSTLSSPTTTLGNISSWVSHDLGATGPEISHSITCSTGLHSVLNGVAWLSSGMATKFLVGASEAPLTNFTIAQMKALKIYAKAPDSNSDSVIERSRSYPCQALNLKKEYNTMILGEAASVACLETGVVNNALAIIDGVGYATEILKHNTSISANAVCFQKSMKMALGDLDVTEVDAIVMHAPGTIKGDSSEYNAIQEVFGNHKPQLTTNKWKIGHTFATSGMLNLELAVLMLQHDKMISVPFIEAKPNNRNIKKILVNAVGFGGNAVSILVSKNG; encoded by the coding sequence CGAACATTACTTTTCATTGGTTGAAGAGAATGAAGGTAAATCTTGGGTAGCGCCATTATCATCATCTGCACGATTAAAAGTAGATGAACTTAGATTGTCTGATAGTAAATACAAAAAATTAGATGATAGTGTGCTTTTCGCAATGGTAGCTTCAAGAAATGCAGTGAAGCGATCGGGTTGGGAAAACACAGCTGAATTCGGAATTAACATGGGGTCGTCTCGTGGAGCAACAAAGTTATTTGAGCAATATCATAAAGAATATTTAGATACTGGTATTTCATCAACCTTAAGCTCACCAACAACCACATTAGGTAATATTTCTTCATGGGTCTCTCATGATTTAGGAGCCACTGGACCAGAAATATCTCATTCCATAACCTGTTCAACAGGTTTGCATTCGGTATTGAACGGCGTGGCTTGGCTCAGTAGCGGAATGGCAACTAAGTTTTTGGTAGGTGCCAGTGAAGCTCCGCTGACCAATTTCACCATTGCCCAAATGAAGGCATTAAAAATTTACGCAAAAGCACCCGATTCAAATTCTGATTCGGTAATTGAGCGAAGCCGAAGTTACCCTTGCCAAGCACTAAACCTGAAAAAAGAATATAATACAATGATTTTGGGTGAAGCTGCTTCAGTTGCTTGTTTAGAAACAGGAGTGGTAAATAATGCTTTGGCAATAATAGATGGAGTAGGGTATGCTACAGAAATATTGAAACATAATACTTCTATTTCAGCTAATGCCGTATGTTTTCAGAAATCTATGAAAATGGCTTTAGGCGATTTAGATGTTACTGAGGTAGATGCAATTGTAATGCATGCGCCTGGCACTATTAAAGGAGATTCATCAGAATATAATGCCATTCAAGAAGTTTTTGGAAATCACAAGCCTCAATTGACTACCAATAAATGGAAAATAGGTCACACTTTCGCCACTTCAGGTATGCTAAATTTAGAATTGGCGGTTTTAATGTTACAACATGATAAGATGATTTCGGTGCCTTTTATTGAGGCGAAACCTAATAATAGAAATATTAAAAAAATACTGGTGAACGCAGTTGGTTTTGGTGGTAATGCAGTGAGTATTTTAGTAAGTAAAAACGGATAA